Proteins encoded by one window of Mercenaria mercenaria strain notata chromosome 4, MADL_Memer_1, whole genome shotgun sequence:
- the LOC128556437 gene encoding uncharacterized protein LOC128556437, which yields MAADKYYNIETKLSKLKELCQEIIERYGTVSDIVKILINEYLFQPEIKQHIKEASQIFSTIDSEKQKCDRLMSLVIKTIETFEIKKSDITHINSTVKLEAVPTYINHVPKEEETSVSTQTIDEFRKNNSSVLFALCGRGNDFDSTLSYFDSLGDKQNISKSNIDMCEVIKSLTYTKDCKVQEKMPIESSSILLPRFTNLKIGNLSELDKIKRLKDICDSIHKIKDDKLNSSHRHRMETENPVRVNFRLRDDATHRESKMYRTFNAILRNNIRDYSGHGNCRPTGNVLHSQIYTEVNEEIDLYSYDSGDMIVMPNDIEGNQEQLSELIQFMKLSNKNTFDVQIQQSLGLQSMGDNESYELVVDITINQSSRKPLKKRFSFRMHVVKSEMFENALRDCQIYSLELTYTNIFPSDCRMFIALPIYGDGYLDRKDRLDTH from the coding sequence ATGGCTGCAGATAAATATTACAATATAGAAACGAAGCTGTCAAAACTAAAGGAGCTTTGTCAAGAAATCATTGAACGTTATGGAACTGTGTCTGATATTGTTAAGATACTAATTAATGAGTATCTATTCCAGCCAGAAATCAAACAGCATATAAAAGAGGCCTCACAGATATTTTCAACTATTGATTCGGAGAAGCAGAAGTGTGACCGTCTTATGAGTTTGGTAATTAAGACTATAGAaacgtttgaaataaaaaagtcagatATAACACATATAAATAGTACAGTGAAACTGGAAGCTGTTCCTACATATATAAATCACGTACCTAAAGAAGAAGAAACCAGCGTTTCAACACAGACCATTGatgaatttagaaaaaataattcatcTGTATTATTTGCATTATGTGGCCGTGGAAACGATTTTGATTCGACCTTATCTTATTTCGATTCTTTAGGCGATAAGCAGAATATAAGTAAAAGTAATATTGACATGTGTGAAGTCATCAAGAGCCTTACTTACACTAAGGATTGTAAAGTTCAGGAAAAAATGCCGATAGAAAGCTCATCTATTCTTCTTCCAAGgtttacaaatttgaaaatagGAAACCTCTCAGAACTCGATAAGATTAAAAGACTAAAAGACATTTGTGACTCTATACACAAAATAAAAGATGATAAATTAAATTCTTCTCATCGTCATCGCATGGAAACTGAAAACCCAGTGCGTGTCAATTTTCGTCTCAGAGATGACGCAACTCATAGAGAATCAAAAATGTATAGAACTTTCAACGCGATATTGCGAAATAATATTCGTGATTATAGTGGTCATGGAAATTGTAGACCAACTGGAAATGTCTTACACAGTCAAATATATACAGAGGTGAACGAAGAAATAGATCTATATTCATATGATTCGGGTGATATGATAGTAATGCCTAATGATATTGAAGGTAATCAAGAACAGCTGAGTGAACTTATACAGTTCATGAAGCTGTCGAATAAAAATACATTCGATGTGCAGATACAACAAAGTTTAGGTTTGCAATCAATGGGAGATAACGAATCGTATGAATTAGTTGTTGATATTACTATCAACCAATCTTCAAGAAAGCCTCTGAAAAAACGGTTCAGTTTCCGGATGCATGTTGTGAAGTCTGAAATGTTTGAGAATGCATTGAGAGACTGTCAGATTTATTCACTTGAGTTGACATATACCAATATATTCCCAAGTGATTGTAGGATGTTTATTGCATTGCCGATATATGGAGATGGTTATCTAGACAGGAAAGACAGGCTTGACACACACTGA